CCGGAGGTGGTTGCCATCCACATTTATATGATGGGACGGTTTTGGAATCTACCTGTGACACGTGCTGCCCCACGCGCGGGCGGTTCCACGCACGCACGAAATGCCGCCATATACAAATACGTATACGGTCGGGCATACGATCTAACCGGGCCCGTACGGGCCTCCCAGGGCTCCTCGACGGCTGTACGCGGGGGCAACAAAGACGATCGTGCCCCTCGTTATGAACCTTTTTGGTTCATCCTGGCCGTCGATGTGTTTTTCCACCTCGCGTTCAGCcaggggggagcaccggagcagaaacgCTGAAGGATAGCCTGAAGAAGGCTGAAGAAGAGGCCAAATCTGGCAGCAATTGCATCATTCTGTAAGATGGTGTCCTTGGACAAAATTTGCAGCATGTATGAATTCTGTATGCTTTGCTACCTGGAAACTTCGTAACTGCTGCTAGTAGTACTTATCGAGCATAGTGAATGACCTGAACAAGATTTTGTTTTGAGTTTACATTGAACTGCTTGGCTATGATAGGTATATCTTGCATGCATTATGTGTTCTGAAATTTGGTTGATTCTTGTTTCATGCCAAGGGAGGTTTGTGCTCGGCGGTTACATTATCAAcatgggtctgtctaggacacatctagatgtgatataattatgtcacatctaagctgatgtccactctgtttgtggtctatttttttttgtcctaatttttttcttgttgctgcattatatatttgtggaaGCTTAGATGTAACATTCTTAAAAAACATccagatgtgaattagacaaacggTATCAACATCCTATCTGTTGCTTAATTCACTATTCCATTGCATATTTCCATGTTGGCCACAGGTGTCTGAAATAAGTTTACTGAAGACTATGCCTTGTGGTAGAACTAGCATACATATGCTAATGTACTTTCTTAGCCATGCTAATGTACTTTCTATTCCTTATCAAAGGAAACCTTCTTCTTAACCTAGCACTTCTTTCCCCATCACTACTTTTCATGCATTTCTACATATATCTATACGCATATACAGGTTCAGTCTCCATGCAGGTCTTCAGCTGATCTCCTTGGCATCACCCTCTGCTGCAATCTGAGCCGAGGCAGCATCAGAGCCATCGGCACCAGAGTTGTACCACCTTGCGCAGATCAGGTAGCAGAAGAAGTTGAGCACGCTGAGCGCAGCGAGCATCCAGTAGAAGAGGTCCAGCCTGTCCTTGTCGAGGTCGTTGTCGCCGAGCCAGCCggcgccgccgtgcctcgccgtGACCCTGTTCACCGTCGTCACCAGCACAGAGCTGAGGTAGAAGCCGAAGGCGTAGGAGCAGTAGGTGAGCGCGGTGAGGAAGGACTGCATGCCGGCGCAGGCCTGCTTGTAGAAGAACTCGATGAGCCCCACGGCGGTGAACATCTCCGACACGCCGAACACGAGGAACTGCGGCACGATCCACAGCACGGACATCCGCGCCCCGGACGCCGACAGGTCGCGgcgccggcgctcgacggtggcggcggcgaccatggagaagGCGACGGTGCCGAGGCCGACCCCGATGCGCTGCAGCGGGGTGATCCCGGAGCGCGTCCCCGTGAGCCGCTTCATGAAGGGCACGAGGAGGAGCTCGTACGCCGGGACGAGCAGGAGGAGCATGGCGTAGGGGATGGCCTGCAGCGACGCCGGCGGGACGCGGAAGGCGCCCCCGAGGACGGTGTCCATGGCGCTGCCCTGCTGCACCGAGAAGGTCTGCAGCTGCGCGAGCACGGTGTTGAACACGATGGTGCAGGCGAAGATGGGCGTCACGGCGAGGAGGGTCTTGGCCTGCTGCACCTCCGACACCGTGCACAGCCGCCACGGGCTCTCCGGCTTCGTGTTGGGCCCCTGCTGCTGTGCCGCGTCCCTGACGCACGCCTTGTCCAAGAACCTGCGTACATGGTTTCACAGCATGTCAGTCAGGACGCAGAACAACTCAGACAGAGCAATCTGGTCAGCAGAACGATGGATGCGGCGGTCCACCTGAATTTGTTGCCGTGGCGGAAGCTGCCGGCGAGGCGTGCCGGCTCGCCAATTCCGGCGTTGCCAGGATTGGCAGGGCAGATTTGCTTCCTCTTGGTGAAGGCGGCGACGAACACCTGCAGAATTTAGAATGTTACACAAGTCAGTCAGGATCAGCAGCAAATAGCGAAATCTGATGTAAATGCTACTGACACGACGCCTACTACCAATTGTACATTTCTGTGTCAAAATGATCTTAACCTCATTTGACAAAAACAGCATAAAGCACGGCCCAATATTTTATCATTGTTTGCACAGAGAGAGATTGTCATCTCGAACCAATGCTGAATAACGCAAGTGCACAGATTGCACATCAGCACACGTGACAGCAAATCATACATAATCCGCAGTCAGTTCTGTCGTTATCAGCAGGACCAAAACCACAGCTGCGCACACAACTGACGTCCTAACAGTCAATAAGTCACAAACCTTTAAGAACTGCACCGCAGACACAACTTGCACATCGTTTCTAGCTTGGTGTATCTGACTAGATCTGATCGGGGCAAGCAAATATGTAAACTAGTTGTACCTATCATATGGCCCCAAATTGCACAACTGTTGAATGTGACAAGGTGAGCATAATGCAAGAACAGCTGACTGACTGAATGATGACGAAACTAAGTCTACCCACTATTTCAAGTATAGCCAATCTAACCATAGAGTACTAGAGGGACATAGTTATGTGACCAGATCATTTGTCTTGACAAAAGTTCTTGGATATACTGCAGTATCCTAGAAATTTCTTAAATGGATTTTTTCTAGCAGGAAGGAGATGTTTGACATACTGTCATACAGCAACCTGCCACTAACCTAACGGTCCAAACTTCGTCCAATTTTTGAATGCGCAAAGTTTGTCAGTTGAAATTTTTTATATGTCTTTACAATTATTGAGTTATTATTACTAATTtactgaatatatatatatatatatattaattataaTATATATATAGTGAAGTGAACCCGAGTTGGTAGTACATAATCAGAACGGCGTGTTCTGAGTTGATCATCAAGCATTATTCTTACCCTTGCAATAGGAGTGAAGATGCTGCCCTGAGGAGGTTTGTTCCGGTAGAAGGCCGCGCCGGAGACCAGGCTGATGAgcccggcggccatggcggcggcggagatgcCGAAGCCGACGTCCATCCCGGAGTGCGTCTGCACCCAGACGAGCGCCGTGAGCGCGACGAGCTCGCCGAGGCAGAAGCTGAAGTAGGCGGAGTTGAAGTAGGTGGAGAGGCTCTTGGCATTGTCGGCCCCGGCGGAGCTGGAGAACTGGTCGCCGCCGTGCGCGATCATGTTGGGCTTGAGGCAGCCGCTGCCGAGCGCCACCAGGTAGAGCGCGACGAAGAAGATGCTGGACTTGAAGCCCCTGGCCTGCTCGCAGCTGCCGTCCATGGACGCCATGTTGCACGGCGGCGGCTTCAGCTGCGGAAGGTGTGCTTGCACCGACAGTAGTATGAAGCCCTGAGGACAAAACATACTACTAGTAAAAATCCATTGCAAAGCATATGTATTTCTGGTTATATTCTTAATGGAATTTTAAGTTTGGTTTCTTCGATTCCATGTTTCCATTAATACAGTGTTTTAAGGTAAATTACAAAAGCTGTATTTTGCTAGTAAAAGACAGAAGTGCCTAGGATAACTAGAGTGTCAACTGTCAAGTAAACAATAGGCAAGTAACACTAGCACAACTTTCTTGGGACGTGTTGTTTTCAGGTAAGccccaacaacaacaaacaaaTTCCCATTGGCGTGTGCTTTTCTTTCAGAAAACAAAAACTAATTATGAGCCATGCTGCGTGCGTTGAATTCAACCTGGTCCCAAAACCGGGTCCATGCATGGTGATTGGGGCCTTTTTTTTTATCAGGCCCATCCAAGTTCATCTCCCTTTACGTGAAAACAACAGTCAATGGGTCGGTCTCAAAGGAAAAACACTCTCACACGTTCCATCTTCCTCATCTTCTTGTCTTGAATGGAACACGCGCAGGCCACCCGTTGGTGGTCACTGCAGCTAGCCACTCCTTCCTAGTCGAGTTTGTAGTTCTAGGAGTATATAGATTGTGAGCAAGGAAAGGATAGTGGAGGAGTACCGAGAGCTCGACGAAGCCGAAGGTGAGCATGGTCCAGAAGCAGCCGAGGTAGGAGTCAGAGAGGAAGCcgccgaggagggagaggaggaagatggTGCCCACGAAGTTGGTCACCACGTTGGCCGCCTCCGACAGCGGGAAGTGCATCTCCCCGAACACGTACGTGATGAGGTTGTTCCCCACCGCCGCGATCGCCATGATCTCGAACGCCTGGATCCCTGCACATCAGCCTCACCAGTCAGCACTCAGCACGCGCGCCATGGATTGGATGGACATTGCTCCATCGCTCCTCCGTATAACAAACTAACTTGATGTAGGTAGGAGTACGATGTACCTAGGACGAAGACGGCGGCGCGCATGCCGCCGTGCCGGCCGGGCTCGCAGGGGCGGCCCCGCCAGTCGACGGAGACCTCATGCGCCGCGGAGCTCTCAACGTCCATGCTTTCTGGGGGTCAACCGGGTTAGGTAGCACCACTCGTGCTCGCAGCCAGCCAGTCACCGCtagctctgctctgctctgctgtgCTGCGTAGGTAAATGCCATGTTGGTGGTCGGGGCATTATTTATAGGCGGCGGAGCACAGCGCGGCGATGACTCTGCTCTCTCTTGTGAGTTGTGGACGGACGAATGCCGAAAGGGGCATTGAGCTAGTGGCCTTCCCTTTCACGTCGGAATTTCGGGGTCGGTATCGCTCCATAGTGGCAGCGCAGTGCAGGTGTGCAGTGCCGCCCGCGATCGTGTGAGGAGCCGCTGAGTCGGGAGGGCCAAAAGGCGCGTGCACACACATGCATCAGATGgcgtatggatatggatatggattgacTTGCTCGAATTGTTGGGCAGGCCGAtgtgtgttccttctctgttggaAATCTAAACTCAGCCAGCAGTCAGCTCCCAGGTCAACAATATATTGTTGTTTTTGTGTTCTGAATTGACTGAAGCAGAGCACGTTCAGATAGAGAGAAAATGTTTCCTGACCGAAGTTTTGACTGAGATTACTGCTTTGTTTTTTCTGGAAGACTTATCAGTGAGGAGCTTGTTTGGACAGCTAAAACCACAGCCACACGACAGGATAACTACTTTGATGACCCCATAAAATATAGTGGAATTGATGTGTTTACCTGTCCTCGTTTCTGGCGCAGACAGTGACACGGTGCGCCCGACACCCGTGCAAAGTATTGGTTCTCTCTCAAGACAATATTGTTCTCGGGAGAGCTGAGGCAGGTACCCTAGCTACGTAGTACTCTGTACTCCCAGCACGTACCAGGAATGTCGATGGATGGAGGACCATCTAGATCGTGCAATGGGACAATACATTCGTACATGCAGCAGATCGGATGCCTATTATGAACGATGTGATCAATGATTCGGAACGTAGATATATTTGACAGATTTTGCACCACAAGTTGCATGCTAATTAGCAAGCCACAATATAGATGGCTTATGTAGGAATACTAGCTCCCCATATGccaagatagatagatagatatgccTCCTGATTCTTGGCGTACTGTTCGAAAAGACGGCAGCGCCAAATCTGCTGCTGGAAAGCTCCCCTGCTTTTGTATACCCTAGCTAGCAGAGCAGAGATCACAAGGCATAGATTCGACCGTCACATGCTTTGCTCCGGTGACTCCCTTGaaaacacacaaacacacacaggtAAGATAAGGGGTGCCAAATCTAGGCTTGTTAAGAAAACGATGATCCTAAACTAGTAGTACAAAGAACCGAACCGTGTGGTAATAAGTGGTAACTGCCCGTCTGAAATTGATCGTACGTTCGTACGTACTCCTAATAAACAAACAGTGTAGAGAAGTGTGAGTGGACTGTGGGCACCGAACGCGCACGATATGAAATATTCAGGCATTATCCCACGGACGGAAGCACACACACGCGCTTCTTGGTACGCGGAACGGACCGGCCGCTGTGCTGTGCTAGCTGTACGCGACGGGACCGAAATGGACGATGGACATGCCAAAAGAGCTCATCGCGGCGATCCGTGGACTTGTCCCCATCCGGCCAAAAAGAAACGGACCAAATCTCGGGAAAAGAGCGCCCGCCGCGACGGCGATCCGGTGATGGGGCGCATGAATGAATGAATCATCGTCGTCGTGGCTCATGCACGGACGCGTGATGGCGGATAAGGGGAGAGGGGATCGGCCGGAGACGAAATTCTTTTATCCGATGATGCTGCAAAGGGCGATGCCTTTGTGCAGCTCATGGGTGAGTTGAGGTAGTCCAACCTTTGGGTCTCGGCCATTGGAGCAGGGGCACTGTGGCTTGTTTATGGGCATGCTTTTTGGGCTTCATGGCAGCAGGGATTCCCACTGTTGGATAGGAGGTACCTGAGCATATGGACTCTGTTCATACGCTTGAGTTGTTGAGCAGCCATTGGTGTAGGCAGTACAGTTCCTGACCCAGCTGGTTGATTTACGTTTCGAATCAAAGGGCACCTTGGCAGCAGCAAAGTAGGCTTGGCTTGTCAAAATTCAGTGAAACATACTGGGCTAGGTTTTTCAAGTAGAATCCACTTTTAGCTCCGAATAGTTGGAGAGTGTCAaaagttagagcatctacagccggacttgacAAATCCGGCCCTCTGTACACTCGCGGGCGCGTCCGAAAATAGCTCCCGCCGGCCCTGATATCTTGTGCCCGGCATCTACATATCTCAAATCCATGCAACTTTTTTTAACTGAAAACCCGTAGAACAATCGTTTTACGGTGTATATATATTAAAAAGGTTTATGTACAGACGTAAgggaaaacaaagaaaacaaacgTCTATCCAATTCCAGCTCTAGCAAAACCCAACATGATAAATCAGTTGCAATCTAGGACTTGATCAATCCAACTTGAGAGAAGAGCTTCACATTTGTCCTTGATTCTGTGCTTGATTAGCAATAGGTCGTTTCTGAGCATGCTCTTCCAAGAATGAAGTGAGAATGGTTTGGAGTTGAAGATCTTCCCATTTCCCTGGATCCAAACATTCCAGCATCCCATAATTATGATTTCCATGGCAATGGGGGTTGGCAGAGCTTGTGATAAGAGCAAAACCTCATCATATACAGATGTACCTTTGGTCTATTCCCCAGAATTGAGTCCTAGCAGGTGAGGGCAAAGTCGCAGTCCCAGAACAGATGCATGGTAGTTTCTTCAGTGTTGGAGGTACAAAGGGCACAACTGTAGGAAGGTAGGTGGAAATACTTTCTGTGAAGGAGATTCCTTGTATTTGCTCTGTCATGCATGAGTAGCCAGAAGAAAATCTTATATCTGAGCATTGTGGCATTCTTCCAAATTTTGGGAAAGAGGGGTGGTGCCAATTCTCCTTGTATCAGAATCTTGTACATCTTAATTGAAGAGAAATCAGGCCCCCAAGGGTAGATCCATTTATCATTGCTGTAGACCAAAGCACCAGTGGCGAAGATGGACACGGTGAGAACCTTAATCTCATGTGCAGTCAGCTTACTTTGGGTGGCCTTTACATCAGCTAGATGTGaagaatgcttttcttcatggtggttATTTACAAGAAGAGATCCATATGGACATTCCTCCAGGTTTTGGAACAAACAGACTGATGGGAAGGTGTGTAGGCTCAAGAAATCTTTGTATGGCTTGAAACAGTCGCCACGGGCGTGGACAGGTTCAGGAGAGTTGTTTGTGGTATGGGCTACTCTCAGTGTAATGGAGATCATACAGTACCGGCATAGACGAATCCATATCACCATTTTGGCggtgtatgtggatgatattgtgattacTGGAGACGATGTTGAAGAAATCAAATGTTTGAAGCCAAGACTGGGAGAAGCATTTGAGGTAAAGGATCTTGGACCTCTTCGATACTTCCTTCGGATTGAGATTGTTCGGTCGAAGAAGGGGGTAACATTAAGTATAGTGAACAGGTAGCTGATTGTTTTACTAAACACTTGGATGTTTTGTGTGTTTCTCTGTAATGCCAGTAGTTGTTGGTATGCTTGTGTAGAAAGAGGTGTATGGAAGAATTCCAAAGTGTCGTCGCTTAGCAGGTACTCTTGCATTGTCAAGTTGGTTTTGCTGGAGAAAGCGTAGAGTTCGGGGTACTTTTGTTAAACATGACCAAAACCCCAATTGTCCTCCCAAAATGATATGGTGTTGCCTTGACCAGTAATTACTCTTGTGCAACTCTTGTATTGTGGTAACAATTTGATAATGTGTTTCCACCAAAAAGAGAGCATGGGTCTAGAAGTGATCACCCCTTGAGGATAGTAAGATTCCCAAATTAAATTCACCCATGAAAGGTCATGATGATGGAGGAATATGTGCAGATACTTCATGAGAAGGCATTTGTTGTGAGTAGCAATGTCGAGAACCCCTAAACCACCTTGATCCTTTGGTACACACACTTTATCCCAGGAAATAAATGATGTGTCTCTGTCTTCCATACCATATTTCCTCCAAAAGCAGTGTCTCAGATATTTGTTGATTTGTTCCACAATTCCAGTAGGCAGCATGAGTGTGCTCATGAAGAAAGTGGGTAGGCTTGTGAAACCCGACTTTATGAGGATGAGCTTGCCCCCATATGATTGCATAGTTGAACAACCAGATAGTCTTTTATCAATTCTTTTGATGACAGGTACAAAATCCTCCATTCTAGGCCCGACCAAACTGACAAGGAGTCCCAAATATGTGAAAGGGAAGGCACCAATGCAACAGCCCAAAGAGGTGGCCAAGAGTTCCATTTTTGCAGGGGAGGTCTTTATTGGTACAATTGCAGACTTTTCACAGTTGATCCTCAGCCCTGTGTATAAAGAGAAATGCAACAGATGGTTTTTTAGTTGTCCCAACTAAACTGAGCATGATGGCATCACAAGGACAATGCCATCTGCATATTGGATGACTGGGAAGTCAGGGCAGGGGTGACTCTCCAAAGGTTTCTAAATAAGGTTGTTAAGCATGGCTTCATTCATAATTGACCGTAGCAGATCAGTTGCCAGAACAAAAAGCAAAGGAGATAAGGGGTCTCCTTGCCTAACCCCTCTTTTGCATAAAAAACAATTTTCCTAGGACACCATTAAGGAGGACAGAGGAGAAGCCAGAGGTGAAAATCATGTCCATCCACATTAGCCACTGGGACCAAAACCCCTAGCAATAAGAATCTCTTTGATGCTTTCATGTTCAATGAAATCAGAAGCTTTTTGAAAATCCAATTTcatgtcggtgagaacgacacctacaGGACCACGCGAGTCCCTTCTACGATTTGGCAGGGAAGAGGGGTGGTGCAAAGAGTAGATCTAATGATCAACACGACGGatctttacctaggttcgggccgttgagaagcgtaaaaccctagtactgcttgagtgtatattctgtgttcttgagcttcggctcgCTGCTACGCATGCAAGCTAGGCCGAGAGGTTCAAAAGtctgaatccccctccagtatgccttgggcctccttttatatgtctaaggggctgccacagtggcacacatgaggtgtaaagtagctacagtgcTAATGTTTATCATCGGCGTcttaggacaaacgcattaaatgcgttgcTTACGTGCCCTTCagatttatcggggacgggagtagaacccgtcccgtccgtcgccgccccgttTCGTCTTAACACGCGTCCAtgccgacgaggcatgcagtgccaagttggctggccagctcctgcgctggagaggtggcagggtcttcacgaagatctgcatgccaccatgcaggcgcttgctgttggatcacgggttccggcaaaaccctcaaggttcgaacattggggcgcgcgcgaagatttcctccctaccgatctacgccctagctcgctaagatctcgcggacgaactcgacgaactcacagcacaaatgacacaagatttatactggtttgggccaccattgtggtgtaataccctactccagtgtggtggtggtggattgcctcttgggctgatggtgaacagtacaaggggaagaacagcctcctgatgttgaggtgttcttatgcttgacgaacttgtgtgggtgagatgcctctcaaTCAGTTTGGGCtaagttgcctcctactgtggtggctagtcctatttatagaggccttggtcctctcgccaaatattgagcgggaagggattccacaacggccagtttgaagggagacaactagtacaagctatcctgacaaaagtagtcttcacctgccaaaggctctggtggtgacgacgccttgggctccacggtgacctccatcttgccgtcctgctggtcttggtctcgttgcactgatatggaaacctttgcttgatgcctcggtaatccgcacctgcgcttgcctccttagcaccaaagaggaaacaaggacgctgcgtgcgctggcgcccgcctcgcgcccgcctgatcttgatcgtcatggctcacgtcacgagagcctcgtgaggtttaccctgccttgatctctccgctcctcacgaggcagcctggtgaggccgctcctgaggaggtcttgcgtcgtctgccccgcgaggcttggcccctcgcgagggtcttgaatgtctcgttgatgaagatgggccgtacaggcctgctagcatagccacgccatgggccgcaggcaggcaagtctggggacccccgtttccagaacgccgacagtagcccccgggcccacggcgcgctcgggcttggcttcgaggcgaagccaaaggtcaagcgcggagcgccgcgggccccaaaagcatgcgcCCTTAGTCGAcgagtggcggttgattggacgtgggcgtatccgcttccccatgctgcctcggcaactgctcgacttgacaagtccctgcgacatgcaaggaaaaccatcattacatgtgatcgtgggaggcaccggttggccttcttccactataaatggggaggggggcagaacCCCTATCGCCCATCTCTTCGCGGTtcgcctgcttcctcctccttgctcctctgcTAGCAGCAACTCCGATGGTGCCGATCCGAAGGTTCTCCGCTAACGAGAATGGAAAGGCCCCCCGCGATGATCCagggccgctcccgccgaagaagaggtcggttcaTCGTCGTgacgaagcggcgatgcaggtggtgacgaggccttagTGCGAGCGGCGtcctccagggtatccgctacccttgtacgcccaagccgagggctcaggagggcggAGTGACGAGCGGTGCCGCCCGCATCGCGTCCGTGGTCGCCGTGCGATGGCGACACGCGCTGTTGCCCCTGGAATCCACGCCACGGATTCCTCGTgcgagcttgtgctatgggcgccgatgcctccaagctcttggatccgcttcccgcggttcttctgtgacgtgatgccgccgaggggggccctcgagctctggctgcagcatgctgactgtgATGCTCcagcgaccggagcagaggtcgaAGCGG
This region of Triticum aestivum cultivar Chinese Spring chromosome 2D, IWGSC CS RefSeq v2.1, whole genome shotgun sequence genomic DNA includes:
- the LOC123053383 gene encoding protein NRT1/ PTR FAMILY 4.3; translated protein: MDVESSAAHEVSVDWRGRPCEPGRHGGMRAAVFVLGIQAFEIMAIAAVGNNLITYVFGEMHFPLSEAANVVTNFVGTIFLLSLLGGFLSDSYLGCFWTMLTFGFVELSGFILLSVQAHLPQLKPPPCNMASMDGSCEQARGFKSSIFFVALYLVALGSGCLKPNMIAHGGDQFSSSAGADNAKSLSTYFNSAYFSFCLGELVALTALVWVQTHSGMDVGFGISAAAMAAGLISLVSGAAFYRNKPPQGSIFTPIARVFVAAFTKRKQICPANPGNAGIGEPARLAGSFRHGNKFRFLDKACVRDAAQQQGPNTKPESPWRLCTVSEVQQAKTLLAVTPIFACTIVFNTVLAQLQTFSVQQGSAMDTVLGGAFRVPPASLQAIPYAMLLLLVPAYELLLVPFMKRLTGTRSGITPLQRIGVGLGTVAFSMVAAATVERRRRDLSASGARMSVLWIVPQFLVFGVSEMFTAVGLIEFFYKQACAGMQSFLTALTYCSYAFGFYLSSVLVTTVNRVTARHGGAGWLGDNDLDKDRLDLFYWMLAALSVLNFFCYLICARWYNSGADGSDAASAQIAAEGDAKEIS